The DNA segment GTGGGAAAACTGTCTACAGGCGAAACTTGTTTTTCAGAGGATGGAGGGGAAGGATTGGAAGATGGAGTTGATTCTGAGGATGAATCTGGGTTATTTTCCCTTAATTCTTCCTCCTTTGGGGCTGCTTCAGCACTGATAGACCGAAAAATCACTTCTAACTGGTCTTGTTGTGCTAGAGAATGACACCATAGCGATTTTAAAAGTTTTTTCAGTGCATTTGCATCTTCAGTTCCCCACCCGCCATCAATAGCTTTTAGCGTGACTAAATATTCACTGACACCCAAAGCAAATCCATCGCGCCGCAAGCGGTAGAATAGGGGATCTAACAGAGGATAGGGGTTAAAGTCACTCATGCTGAGGGATAATTGGGATTTTGCCAGTCTTGTCGTAATTTAAAGAGTAAGTCTCGATAGGGAATTGTATTTCCTTGCTGGAGTTGAGTTACAGGATAGGGTTTTGGGGTAAAATGGTCTAAAGCAGCCAGCCAATCCAGAAATTCACTTGTACCAGGGAGCTTAAACAAGCTTTTATCTTCACGTATCTTTAAAAATTTAGCGATCGCTGACTTGACTAAATCTGCTTTAGGTATGGTAGTTTTATCTACTTTCTGTTTCTGTGCATAGTGAGCATTAACAATCTTTTGCAACTCTTCTGGTTGACTAGGAAACCTGACATAGTGATATAAACAGCGTCGTAAAAAGGGAGTAGGTAAGCTACCTTTTTCTTTATTACTGGTAATAATAATAATTGGTAATTTGTCTGGATTAGCTTGGATTTCTTCTCCAGTTTCTCGAATAAAGAATTTCCAAGGCTTTTCTAATATCGAAAGTAAATCATTGGGGAAATCCACATCAGCCTTATCAATTTCATCAATTAACAAAACGGCGGGATATTCCTGAGATTGAAAAGCTTTACCCAGAGAACCTAATTCACGGTAATCTTGAGGTTCTTGAGGATTGCGAGGTTTTTTAGTTTGGGGATTAATTGATGGACTTAAATTTTGGGTTTGGACATCATGGAGGCGCAAAATTGCATCATATTCATATAATCCCTCTTGAACTTTCGTAGTTGAGCGAATATCCCAGCGATAAAAGGGTAATCCTAATTCATAAGCGATGGCGACTGCTAATCGAGTTTTACCACATCCGGCTTCTCCTTCTATTAAAAGTGGTCTTTGGAGAAATATTGCCAAATTCACAGCTTCAATTAATGCGCTATCTGCAATATATGGTTCTAATTCTGTGGGGGAATCAGGATGAGGTTTTTCCGGTCGTGCTTTAGGGTCGCATTGGAAGGTGTATGGAGGAGGATTCATTATTATGCCTTTTGAGAGAGGATGATTAGAGGGGAGTTTTAAACGCAGAGGGGCGCGGAGGTTTACGCAAAGGGGCGCGGAGGTTTTATTATGGGGTAATTTAAATTTGATTCACGCTTTATGCAATTTTATTGAATCTGCGTTCTAAAAATAGACAGGTTTTAATTGGGTCTCCTTGCGATAAGTTAAATATTGTTGTTGATTCGTTTATACCTTCTTGTCGTGAATATTTATAAGTTTCTTCAATCCAGTGAGTAATATCCTGGTGCTTCCATTTTTTTGGTAAAGATAATTTTAAAATTTTTTGATTACAAAATTGAGATTGATTACAAAAATACGGTAGGCGTTTCATTTTTTGCGAGAAAGAAGAACCTGTTGTCATAAAAATCAGGATTTTAACGTTCGCATATCTTTGAGATATTTGATTATGTTTTTTAGTTAAAGGAGTCCAAAAGGTTTCAACGAACCAGGATAATAAAGAATCTTGATTTTCGCCAAGAGCGTCCCAACAATCCAATTCAAAAAAGATAATACTTCCAGTTTGTAAACTTACTTCAAGGGTATCAATAATATTACTAGCGTAATTATCAGGATTTTCATGTTTTTTAGTATTAGGAATAAATTGAACAATCGCATCTAATAAAGTTTCTTTATTTGTAATATTATTGTCTAATAAATTAATCTGAAAATGTTTTATATGATCAGACTCCTTAGTTAGAAAGTCATGCGTTCTGCGAATCAATAAATCACCCCTATTGGAACCGATGTTCTCAATTATAAAGAAAGCTGAT comes from the Nodularia sp. NIES-3585 genome and includes:
- a CDS encoding MoxR family ATPase, with product MNPPPYTFQCDPKARPEKPHPDSPTELEPYIADSALIEAVNLAIFLQRPLLIEGEAGCGKTRLAVAIAYELGLPFYRWDIRSTTKVQEGLYEYDAILRLHDVQTQNLSPSINPQTKKPRNPQEPQDYRELGSLGKAFQSQEYPAVLLIDEIDKADVDFPNDLLSILEKPWKFFIRETGEEIQANPDKLPIIIITSNKEKGSLPTPFLRRCLYHYVRFPSQPEELQKIVNAHYAQKQKVDKTTIPKADLVKSAIAKFLKIREDKSLFKLPGTSEFLDWLAALDHFTPKPYPVTQLQQGNTIPYRDLLFKLRQDWQNPNYPSA